The sequence below is a genomic window from Nicotiana tomentosiformis chromosome 6, ASM39032v3, whole genome shotgun sequence.
GCTCATGAACAACTGCCATAATCTACTGGTAACCTGACAGTGTGAAGAGATGGCTTATTGTTTCATTTCAATTCCACACCAAAAAACATTTTGAGCACAAAGGCAATCCTCTCTATCAGATTGTCATGAGTCAGAACAACCTGTTTCACCACTGGCCAGCAAAATTCACTTTAAGGGGTATTTTCGTcttccatatgtgtttccagtGCCAGGGCCCAAAATGCTGGTGACTTCTGTTTAAAATCCTGTAAGCTGATTTTACTGAGAATATTCCATTGTTATTCCTGTTGCATACCAGCCCGTCTTCTTCTTCAGTCTTCTTGTTCTGTGGTTCCCCTGAAGTTGTGTAGCATACTATAGAAGTCAGTCACTCTGCTTAGCACCCAATCATTTAAAAATCTTCTAAATGTAAGGTTCCAGTTCTGTGGACTCCAAGTTTGTGCTGTTATCCTTATCTTGTCACCAACAATTGGCTATTGTTATTTGTGTGCATAAATAGAACTTTGCTTTAGTTACAATTACTTTGCAGAAGGTGCTGCTAAGCCATATGATTTAAGGTCCTTCAAacctttaaaaagaaagaaaaaagattcTTTAAATTTTACCACTTCCAACCTATCTTTATTTATGGGAGTTTGAAGGAGTGATTTGTAACAGCTGGGGTGCACCTATTATATTGCTATTTAACTGTGTCTGCAATTTCTTGATTGGCATCGTTCTCCAATTGATGCAATTTTTCTTATTTGAGCTGATTGGCTTCTGTAGATGCTGCTTTATTCTTTTAACGTGCCCCATTTACATTCAATGGTACTTCTACTTTGATTGAAAGCAAGTTAGGGTTGTCTATATGAATCTCCAACTTCTGTGTCGCTCTATTTAAGATCATCTCAGTCCAATATTATgataaataaaaactaaaaaacacTAGAGGTTCTCTATATTGTTTACTGGCATATAAATCTCTGACAAGACTAAAAGTCCCTTAGGAAATATTGGATCTAATTAAACGTACGACCGTAACTAAAAATTAATTCCTCTAATTGGTATCCTCTATATAGATTGTTTTCTTTCATTATACCTTATTAATTGTTAGGCTTGCATGGTTTCCTAGAGATTGTACGCCTTTTGAGACAACTTTCTTTCATGTAATTTTTGGTCTACCACCTCTTATAAGCCTTGCTTGCCATGATTTTACACCTACGGACCAATGTAATTGGTGGTTGACATAAGGCATATATGACCAAACCATCTCAAGCAGCTGTCTCTCATTTTATCCTCTATGTGTGCTACTTGCACCTTCTAATGAATGTGGGATTTTCTAGCTACTCCCCCCGTTCCAGTTTATGCGACACTATTTCCTTATTAGtctgtttcaaaaagaatgataCATTTCATATTTGAAAATACTTAAACTTTAAGCTTTCTATGTTactcttaatgagaagcttttatagccacacaaatgttatggcaTTTTTAAGACCACAAACTTCAAAAGTTTTAGAGCCACACAAATGTTCTGGCATGTTtgagaccacaagtttcaaaaaatttcttttctttctatgtgccgagtcaaactatgTCACATAAATTGGAGAAGTGGGGGTATTAACACTATGATATTTTTCTTATCACgattaattttattttcatttacTAAAGTAAGGGACTTTCTTTTGGTAGTAATACTTTTTGAAAAAAAGCAACATTGTGAATTATCGAttacaaaaaaataaagaaaagagaaagcTCTCTTCTCTTCATCATGATGCAAGGATTTATTTAAGCATCTTATGAAACGGCGTAATAGTAATTTAAGATGGACAAACACATATGCTTATGTTATCATTTGAACTAGTTTAACAACAAACTACGGGAGGGTACAGTGATTACTGACTTACTGTTAAGTTACACGGTCTTATCTATGTAGGACATGCAAATGACAACCAAATGTGGAATAAATAAGATTTTTATACCAATACCAATATTATTTGTTTAGTACCTTAAACCAAGCAATCCCTTAATGATAGCACTACTTCAAGTTCATTCTTATATATCTTATACATACGGGATATCTCATGTGTTGGCAGGAACAATATGGCAATGGAAGTTACTCAGCTCCTTCTAAATGCACAATCAGTTGATTCAACAGCGCGAAAACATGCAGAAGAAACATTGAAGCAGTTTCAGGAGCAAAATCTTCCTGGTTTTCTGTTGTCTCTGTCTGGAGAGCTGGCTAGTGAGGATAAGCCAGTTGATAGTCGCAAGTTGGCAGGTTTAATATTGAAGAATGCTTTGGATGCCAAGGAACAACACAGGAAATATGAACTTGTCAAAAGATGGCTATCACTTGATGTGACTGTGAAGACCCAAATTAAAACATGCTTGTTACAGACCCTCTCTTCTCCTGCACCTGATGCTCGTTCAACTGCTTCACAAGTCATTGCCAAGGTTGCTGGCATTGAGCTGCCTCAGAAGCAGTGGCCTGAGCTGATCGGGTCACTCTTGTCAAATCAACAGCTCCCTGCTCATGTCAGGCAAGCTACTTTGGAGACACTAGGGTATTTATGTGAAGAAGTTTCTCTTGATGTTCTGGAGCAGGATCAAGTGAATAAAATCCTTACAGCTGTAGTTCAGGGTATGAATGCTGAAGAAGGGAACAACGATGTGAGGCTTGCTGCTACCCGAGCACTATATAATGCACTTGGTTTTGCTCAGGCAAATTTCAACAATGATATGGAGCGCGACTTTATTATGAGAGTTGTCTGTCAGGCCACTCTGTCTCCTGAAGTCAAAATTCGGCAGGCTGCTTTTGAATGTTTAGTCTCGATTTCATCAACTTACTATGAGAAATTAGCTCCTTATATTCAAGACATCTTTAGCATTACAGCAAAAGCTGTTAGAGAGGATGAGGAGCCTGTTGCTCTTCAAGCCATTGAATTCTGGAGCTCGATCTGTGATGaggagattgatattttagaaGATTATGGGGGTGAGTTTACTGCAGATTCTGATGTTCCTTGCTATAATTTCATCAAGCAGGCTCTCCCTGCACTTGTCCCTATGCTATTGGAGACACTTCTTAAGCAAGAAGAAGATCAGGATCAGGATGAAGGTGCTTGGAATCTTGCAATGGCCGGAGGCACTTGCCTTGGTCTGGTCTCAAGGACTGTAGGAGATGACATTGTCCCTCTTGTTATGCCATTCATTGAAGAGAATATTACAAAGCCTGACTGGAGGCAAAGAGAGGCTGCCACTTATGCCTTTGGTTCCATTTTGGAAGGTCCTTCACCTGATAAGCTAACACCTATTGTTAATGTTGCTCTAAGTTTCATGCTTACTGCATTGACGAAGGATCCCAATAGCCATGTGAAGGACACTACAGCATGGACCCTTGGAAGAATATTTGAATTTCTTCATGGTTCAACAGTGGAGATACCCATTATTACTCCAGCAAACTGTCAACAGATCATTACAGTTCTACTTCAGAGCATGAAGGATGCTCCAAATGTTGCTGAAAAAGCCTGTGGTGCTCTCTATTTTCTTTCCCAAGGGTATGGGGATGTGGGTGCATCATCTCCCTTGACACCTTTTTTCCAGGAAATCGTGCAATCACTTCTCACAGTGACGCACAGAGAAGATGCTGGTGAGTCACGACTTAGGACTGCTGCATATGAGGCACTGAATGAAGTCGTGAGGTGTTCAACAGATGAAACAGCTCCCATGGTTTTGCAACTAGTTCCTGTCATTATGATGGAGCTCCACCAGAGTCTTGAGGCTCAGAAGCTTTCATCTGATGAAAGAGAAAAGCAGAGTGAGTTGCAAGGTCTTTTGTGTGGATGCTTACAGGTTCTTATTCAGAAGTTGGGGGCATCAGAGCCGACAAAGTATGTTTTCTTGCAGTATGCTGATCAGATCATGAGCCTTTTCCTCAAGGTCTTTGCATGTAGAAGTGCTACTGTGCATGAGGAAGCCATGCTTGCCATTGGAGCACTTGCCTATACAACTGGTGCTGACTTTGCCAAGTACATGCCTGAATTTTACAAGTACCTGGAAATGGGTCTTCAGAATTTCGAGGAGTACCAAGTCTGTGCGGTCACAATTGGTGTTGTGGGTGATGTATGCAGAGCATTGGAGGATAGGATATTACCTTATTGTGATGGTATAATGACACAGCTTCTCAAGGACCTATCAAGTAACCAGCTACACCGCTCTGTAAAGCCACCAATATTTTCGTGCTTTGGTGACATAGCCTTGGCGATAG
It includes:
- the LOC104086093 gene encoding importin subunit beta-1-like — protein: MAMEVTQLLLNAQSVDSTARKHAEETLKQFQEQNLPGFLLSLSGELASEDKPVDSRKLAGLILKNALDAKEQHRKYELVKRWLSLDVTVKTQIKTCLLQTLSSPAPDARSTASQVIAKVAGIELPQKQWPELIGSLLSNQQLPAHVRQATLETLGYLCEEVSLDVLEQDQVNKILTAVVQGMNAEEGNNDVRLAATRALYNALGFAQANFNNDMERDFIMRVVCQATLSPEVKIRQAAFECLVSISSTYYEKLAPYIQDIFSITAKAVREDEEPVALQAIEFWSSICDEEIDILEDYGGEFTADSDVPCYNFIKQALPALVPMLLETLLKQEEDQDQDEGAWNLAMAGGTCLGLVSRTVGDDIVPLVMPFIEENITKPDWRQREAATYAFGSILEGPSPDKLTPIVNVALSFMLTALTKDPNSHVKDTTAWTLGRIFEFLHGSTVEIPIITPANCQQIITVLLQSMKDAPNVAEKACGALYFLSQGYGDVGASSPLTPFFQEIVQSLLTVTHREDAGESRLRTAAYEALNEVVRCSTDETAPMVLQLVPVIMMELHQSLEAQKLSSDEREKQSELQGLLCGCLQVLIQKLGASEPTKYVFLQYADQIMSLFLKVFACRSATVHEEAMLAIGALAYTTGADFAKYMPEFYKYLEMGLQNFEEYQVCAVTIGVVGDVCRALEDRILPYCDGIMTQLLKDLSSNQLHRSVKPPIFSCFGDIALAIGENFEKYLMYSMPMLQSAAELSAHTSGADDDMIEYTNLLRNGILEAYSAIFQGFKNSPKTQLLIPYAPHILQFLDSIYMEKDMDDVVMKTAIGVLGDLADTLGSNAGSLIQQSVSSKDFLNECLSSDDHLIKESAEWAQMAISRAISV